A genomic window from Camelus ferus isolate YT-003-E chromosome 9, BCGSAC_Cfer_1.0, whole genome shotgun sequence includes:
- the HMGCS2 gene encoding hydroxymethylglutaryl-CoA synthase, mitochondrial, protein MQRLLTPVRRVLQVRRVVQEASLVPASLLPAAHQRFSTVPAVPLAKTDTWPKDVGILALEVYFPAQYVDQTDLEKFNKVEAGKYTVGLGQTHMGFCSVQEDINSLCLTVVQRLMERTQLPWDSVGWLEVGTETNIDKSKAVKTVLMELFQDSGNTDIEGIGNTNACYGGTASLFNAANWMESSSWDGRYAVVVCGDIAVYPIGNIRPTGGAGAVAMLVGPKAPLALERGLRGTHMENVYDFYKPDMTSEYPLVDGKLSIQCYLQALDRCYTLYRQKIQNQWKQDGINQPFTLDDLQFIIFHTPFCKMVQKSLGHLMFNDFLSASGNRQTSLYKGLEAFRGLKLEDSYTNKDIEKAFLKASLDMFHKKTKASLYLSTHNGNMYTSSLYGCLASLLSRHSAQDLAGSRIGAFSYGSGLAASFFSFRVSRDASPGSPLEKLVSSTSDLPKRLASRKRVSPEEFTEIMEQREQFYQKVNFSPPGDKSSLFPGTWYLERVDEMYRRKYARRPV, encoded by the exons ATGCAGCGGCTGTTGACTCCAGTGAGGCGGGTCTTGCAAGTGAGGAGAGTGGTACAGGAAGCTTCCCTCGTGCCAGCTAGCCTTCTCCCGGCAGCCCACCAAAG GTTTTCTACAGTTCCTGCTGTCCCCTTGGCCAAAACAGATACTTGGCCAAAGGATGTGGGCATCCTTGCCCTGGAGGTCTATTTCCCAGCCCAATACGTGGACCAAACAGACCTGGAGAAGTTTAAcaaggtggaggcagggaagtACACAGTGGGCTTGGGCCAAACCCACATGGGCTTCTGCTCAGTCCAGGAGGACATCAACTCCCTGTGCCTGACGGTGGTGCAGCGGCTGATGGAACGCACACAGCTCCCGTGGGACTCTGTGGGCTGGCTGGAAGTGGGCACTGAGACCAACATCGACAAGTCCAAGGCTGTCAAAACAGTGCTCATGGAGCTCTTCCAGGATTCAGGCAACACTGACATTGAGGGCATAGGTAACACCAATGCCTGCTACGGTGGCACTGCCTCCCTCTTCAACGCAGCCAACTGGATGGAGTCCAGCTCCTGGGATG GTCGCTACGCAGTGGTGGTCTGTGGAGACATCGCAGTGTACCCTATTGGTAACATTCGCCCCACTGGTGGGGCCGGAGCGGTGGCAATGCTGGTTGGGCCTAAGGCCCCTCTGGCCCTGGAGAGAG GGCTTAGAGGAACCCACATGGAGAATGTATATGACTTCTACAAACCAGATATGACTTCAGAGTACCCACTGGTGGATGGGAAGCTCTCCATCCAATGCTACTTACAGGCCCTGGACCGATGCTACACGTTATACCGTCAAAAGATCCAGAACCAGTGGAAGCAAG ATGGCATCAATCAGCCTTTCACTCTCGACGATCTGCAGTTTATAATCTTTCACACACCCTTCTGCAAGATGGTCCAGAAGTCCCTGGGTCACCTGATGTTCAATGACTTCCTGTCAGCCAGTGGCAACAGGCAGACCAGCCTCTACAAGGGGCTGGAGGCCTTCAG GGGGCTGAAGCTGGAAGACAGCTACACCAATAAGGACATAGAGAAAGCGTTTCTGAAGGCCTCTCTGGACATGTTCCACAAGAAAACCAAGGCCTCCCTGTACCTCTCCACCCACAACGGGAATATGTACACCTCGTCCCTCTACGGATGCCTGGCCTCGCTTCTGTCCCG TCACTCTGCCCAGGACTTGGCTGGCTCCAGGATTGGCGCCTTCTCGTATGGCTCTGGCTTGGcagcaagtttcttttcatttcgaGTGTCCCGAGATGCTTCTCCTG GCTCCCCTCTGGAGAAGCTGGTGTCTAGTACATCAGATCTGCCAAAACGTCTTGCCTCCCGGAAGCGTGTGTCTCCTGAGGAATTCACAGAAATAATGGAACAAAGAGAACAATTCTACCAGAAGg TGAATTTCTCACCACCTGGTGACAAAAGCAGCCTTTTCCCAGGCACCTGGTACCTGGAGCGAGTGGATGAGATGTATCGCAGAAAGTATGCCCGGCGACCGGTCTAA